One Psychrobacillus glaciei genomic region harbors:
- a CDS encoding NERD domain-containing protein, with protein MIAKIYTNSIHMEAMEKLLKRLPPEHRLYVKILNEIGATKGGDFGEEIVYKELEKMQLPFKYYVFHKLLLYAENAFELDFLLITPFGAVILEVKNIIGELEFQENPSQLIQRKETGEIKKYPCPAHQLNEYKYQLSQFFMDHNILVPIFGAVVFASRNSFVKSSTDKAIILNKNEVRPYLRQFQKQKPTITMEEIEKMKDVLLMKNTPFAKFPLTKHYSIQPEELRKGVECSKCGFIGMNKRKRTWHCPACKTNDLFAYKNALTTYFWLYKDSITNKECREFLLLNNRYEAKHILSNSDLIKHGNNKCTIYKMKKPFIH; from the coding sequence TTGATTGCTAAAATTTATACAAATTCTATTCATATGGAAGCAATGGAAAAACTATTAAAACGATTACCTCCAGAGCATCGACTATATGTAAAGATTCTGAACGAAATTGGTGCAACAAAAGGAGGTGATTTTGGGGAAGAAATTGTATATAAAGAACTGGAAAAAATGCAACTGCCGTTTAAATATTATGTGTTTCACAAATTGTTACTGTATGCGGAGAATGCGTTCGAACTGGATTTTTTACTAATCACTCCCTTTGGTGCAGTTATTTTAGAAGTCAAAAATATTATTGGCGAGTTAGAGTTCCAAGAGAATCCATCTCAGCTCATCCAACGAAAAGAAACAGGGGAAATAAAAAAATACCCTTGCCCCGCTCACCAACTAAACGAATACAAATACCAACTTTCACAATTTTTCATGGACCATAATATTTTAGTTCCAATCTTCGGTGCTGTTGTATTCGCATCCCGAAATAGTTTTGTGAAATCTTCTACTGACAAAGCAATAATACTTAATAAGAACGAAGTCAGGCCATACCTTCGACAATTTCAAAAACAAAAACCCACAATTACAATGGAAGAAATTGAAAAAATGAAAGATGTTCTTCTAATGAAAAATACCCCATTTGCTAAATTCCCACTAACAAAACATTATTCCATACAACCAGAAGAACTTAGAAAAGGTGTTGAATGTAGTAAATGCGGTTTTATCGGTATGAATAAACGCAAACGCACATGGCATTGTCCGGCTTGCAAGACTAACGATCTCTTTGCATATAAGAATGCACTAACTACCTATTTTTGGTTGTATAAAGATTCTATCACCAATAAAGAATGTAGAGAATTTCTACTTTTAAACAATAGGTATGAAGCCAAACATATTCTTTCCAACTCTGATCTAATAAAACACGGCAATAACAAATGTACTATTTATAAAATGAAAAAGCCTTTCATCCACTAA
- a CDS encoding MetQ/NlpA family ABC transporter substrate-binding protein, producing MKKLLVGALLAVSLLALAACGTKDSSNGAEENTKLVVGASNVPHAEILEQVKPILAKEGIDLKIETYQDYILPNKDLESKELDANYFQHIPYLESQIKDNGYDFVNAGGIHIEPIGVYSKKYKSLEELPEGATIIMSNSVADHGRILSLLEAKGLIKLKDGIDKTTAEVKDVVENPKNLKFDANYEAALLVQLYENGEGDAVLINSNYAIDAGLNPIKDSIALEDKESPYVNIIAVRKGDENKPAIKKLVEALKSKEIQDFILEKWNGAVVPVK from the coding sequence ATGAAAAAGTTATTAGTAGGAGCATTATTAGCAGTAAGTTTATTAGCTTTAGCTGCTTGTGGTACAAAAGATAGTAGTAATGGCGCGGAAGAAAATACTAAATTAGTAGTAGGAGCTTCTAATGTTCCTCATGCAGAAATTCTAGAGCAAGTAAAACCAATACTAGCGAAGGAAGGTATTGACCTTAAAATTGAAACATACCAAGACTATATCTTACCAAACAAAGATCTAGAATCGAAAGAATTGGATGCTAATTACTTCCAACACATTCCTTATTTAGAGTCTCAAATTAAAGACAATGGCTATGATTTTGTTAACGCAGGTGGCATTCATATTGAACCAATCGGTGTTTACTCAAAAAAATATAAATCACTAGAAGAGTTACCTGAAGGCGCTACTATTATTATGAGTAACTCTGTTGCGGACCACGGTCGTATTTTATCTTTATTAGAAGCAAAAGGTTTGATTAAACTTAAAGATGGTATTGATAAAACGACAGCGGAAGTTAAAGACGTTGTTGAAAATCCTAAAAATTTAAAGTTTGACGCAAATTATGAAGCAGCCCTTTTAGTTCAGCTTTATGAAAACGGTGAAGGCGACGCAGTTCTTATCAACTCTAACTATGCAATTGATGCTGGACTAAACCCAATTAAAGATTCAATCGCGTTAGAAGATAAAGAATCTCCATATGTTAATATTATCGCAGTTCGTAAAGGCGATGAAAATAAACCAGCAATTAAGAAACTTGTAGAAGCTTTGAAATCAAAAGAGATTCAAGATTTCATCCTTGAGAAATGGAATGGAGCAGTCGTTCCGGTGAAATAA
- a CDS encoding methionine ABC transporter permease yields MINTLFPNVDWPKMWDAALETLYMTAISTLLTFVIGLALGLILFLTSPHQAWSNKLANWLTGSVVNIFRSIPFIILIILLIPLTKFMVGTIRGPNAAFPALVIGAAPFYARMVLIGLREIDKGVLEAAKSMGAKTSTIIWKVLLPESLPSLVSGITVTCISLVGYTAMAGIIGAGGLGTLAFLDGFQRTRGDVTLVATILILIVVFIIQWIGDFITSRIDKR; encoded by the coding sequence ATGATTAATACGCTTTTTCCTAATGTTGATTGGCCAAAGATGTGGGATGCTGCACTAGAAACACTTTATATGACAGCTATATCAACTTTACTAACATTTGTTATTGGGTTGGCACTCGGTCTTATTTTATTTTTAACTAGTCCACATCAAGCATGGTCCAATAAGTTGGCTAACTGGCTTACAGGATCAGTTGTGAATATATTCCGCTCCATTCCATTTATTATTTTAATTATTTTACTGATTCCTTTAACAAAATTTATGGTCGGTACAATACGTGGTCCCAATGCTGCATTTCCAGCGCTTGTTATAGGAGCAGCACCGTTTTATGCACGAATGGTATTAATTGGACTTCGAGAGATTGACAAAGGTGTTTTAGAAGCAGCCAAATCGATGGGGGCAAAAACTTCTACTATTATATGGAAGGTTTTATTGCCAGAATCGTTGCCATCTTTAGTTTCTGGTATTACCGTTACCTGTATTTCGTTAGTAGGGTATACAGCGATGGCGGGCATTATAGGTGCTGGTGGTCTTGGTACCCTAGCGTTTTTAGATGGATTTCAACGCACTAGAGGGGATGTTACCCTAGTTGCAACCATTCTTATTTTGATTGTGGTATTTATTATTCAATGGATTGGCGATTTCATTACGTCTAGAATTGATAAAAGATAA
- a CDS encoding methionine ABC transporter ATP-binding protein → MISLKNVSKKFSTKQGTIVAVDDVNLDIKKGEIFGIIGYSGAGKSTMIRLLNGLEKPTSGQIIVNNKEITSINEEKLRQVRQKVSMIFQHFNLLWSRTVAENISFPLEIAGISKVERFARVKELLELVGLDGRGDYYPSQLSGGQKQRVGIARALANRPEVLLCDEATSALDPETTDSILDLLVSINEKLGLTIVLITHEMQVIQKICNRVAVMENGLVVEEGDVLEVFQNPQQAITKRFVSQVSETNQAKQTIQNLGELYPNGKLIKLVFVGDQTEQPILSRLIKQFDLEVNIVQGNISHTKSGAYGTLILQLDGDAKAIDEGIRFIHEQKVNTEVINND, encoded by the coding sequence ATGATTAGCTTAAAAAATGTTTCGAAAAAGTTTAGTACGAAACAAGGAACAATTGTCGCCGTGGATGATGTAAATCTGGACATAAAAAAAGGTGAAATATTCGGGATTATAGGGTATAGTGGCGCTGGTAAAAGTACAATGATCCGATTATTGAATGGATTAGAAAAGCCGACTTCTGGACAAATAATCGTAAATAATAAAGAAATTACTTCCATAAATGAAGAGAAGCTACGTCAAGTAAGGCAAAAAGTAAGTATGATCTTCCAACATTTTAATCTTTTATGGTCAAGAACGGTTGCAGAAAATATTTCCTTCCCGCTTGAAATAGCAGGGATATCTAAAGTAGAACGGTTTGCCCGGGTGAAGGAACTACTTGAACTAGTTGGTTTGGATGGGCGAGGAGACTATTATCCATCTCAATTATCAGGTGGTCAGAAGCAACGAGTTGGTATTGCTAGAGCATTGGCAAATCGTCCAGAAGTGCTGCTTTGCGATGAAGCAACATCTGCACTTGATCCGGAAACGACTGATTCGATTTTAGATTTATTGGTAAGTATTAATGAAAAATTGGGGTTAACAATCGTCTTGATTACTCATGAAATGCAAGTCATTCAAAAAATTTGTAACAGGGTAGCGGTAATGGAAAATGGTCTTGTCGTAGAAGAGGGAGATGTTTTAGAAGTTTTCCAAAATCCTCAGCAAGCCATCACTAAGCGATTTGTTTCACAGGTCTCCGAAACGAACCAAGCGAAACAGACGATACAAAACTTGGGAGAGTTATATCCAAATGGGAAGTTGATAAAACTTGTTTTTGTTGGAGATCAAACAGAGCAACCAATCCTCTCCAGATTAATAAAGCAATTCGATCTTGAAGTAAATATTGTGCAAGGTAATATATCGCATACGAAAAGCGGAGCATATGGAACACTAATTCTTCAATTAGACGGTGATGCTAAAGCGATTGATGAAGGAATTCGATTCATACACGAACAAAAAGTAAATACAGAGGTGATCAACAATGATTAA
- a CDS encoding thioredoxin family protein: MHVNEWTRVEWEQAKNTPGLSLLYIYTPMCGTCQVASKMMLVIKELVQYPIGQGNINFLGNLAIDYEIESVPCLLITKNGKVHDKIYAFQSVPYLFEKIKSVDEE, from the coding sequence ATGCATGTGAATGAATGGACGCGAGTAGAATGGGAGCAAGCTAAAAATACCCCTGGCCTTTCTCTTTTATATATATACACGCCAATGTGTGGCACTTGCCAAGTAGCTTCTAAGATGATGCTCGTTATAAAGGAATTGGTGCAGTATCCAATTGGTCAAGGGAATATAAACTTTTTAGGAAATCTTGCAATTGATTATGAGATTGAGAGTGTTCCATGTTTATTAATCACTAAGAATGGTAAAGTTCATGATAAGATATACGCATTTCAGTCAGTACCTTATTTATTTGAAAAAATAAAAAGTGTTGACGAGGAATGA
- a CDS encoding toprim domain-containing protein encodes MEFIDIVILVEGRSDKLRLLTVLAEAPEIICTNGTISNVKLEELLSPFEDVPIYAFLDADKSGEQIRSVVRKEFPEAIHLYINPMYGEVEKTPLKVLASILQRVNIKVKKEFLI; translated from the coding sequence ATGGAGTTCATTGATATAGTAATTCTTGTTGAAGGAAGATCAGATAAGCTAAGACTTTTAACTGTTCTTGCGGAAGCCCCTGAAATTATTTGTACAAATGGTACTATATCAAATGTGAAACTAGAAGAGCTGTTAAGTCCGTTTGAGGATGTACCGATTTATGCATTTTTGGATGCGGATAAATCAGGTGAACAAATTCGCTCCGTAGTAAGAAAAGAATTTCCAGAAGCCATTCATTTATATATTAATCCAATGTATGGTGAAGTAGAAAAAACCCCGCTCAAAGTTTTGGCTTCTATCTTGCAACGTGTTAATATTAAAGTGAAAAAAGAATTTTTAATCTAG
- the gcvH gene encoding glycine cleavage system protein GcvH: MTTPKDLKYSEEHEWVKTEDGKVRIGITHFAQSELGDIVFVELPQVGDDIKSGDPFGSVESVKTVSELYAPISGKVVEVNSELEDSPEFVNESPYENAWMIVVEPSNLSEMDELLSAEQYDELIQE, from the coding sequence ATGACAACACCTAAAGACTTAAAATACTCAGAAGAGCACGAATGGGTTAAAACAGAAGACGGTAAAGTTCGCATTGGTATTACACATTTTGCACAATCAGAATTAGGGGATATCGTATTTGTAGAGCTTCCACAAGTTGGAGACGATATTAAATCCGGAGACCCATTTGGTAGTGTAGAATCAGTAAAAACTGTATCAGAACTTTACGCACCTATTAGTGGTAAGGTAGTAGAAGTGAACTCAGAGTTAGAAGATAGCCCTGAATTTGTAAACGAATCTCCGTATGAAAATGCATGGATGATCGTTGTAGAACCTTCTAATTTATCAGAAATGGATGAACTATTATCCGCAGAACAATATGACGAATTGATTCAAGAATAA
- a CDS encoding arsenate reductase family protein, with protein sequence MTIQFFGYPKCSTCNKASKWLRDNGVEFENNHIVETPPSKKMIKEILATTKIDLKKLFNTSGTKYRELQLKDKLPNMTEIEQIETLSSDGMLIKRPLVFDGEHLTLGFKEEEFEHIWKSI encoded by the coding sequence ATGACGATTCAATTTTTTGGATATCCAAAGTGTAGTACATGCAATAAGGCCAGTAAATGGCTAAGAGATAATGGTGTTGAATTTGAAAATAATCATATTGTTGAAACACCTCCTTCAAAAAAAATGATCAAAGAGATTCTAGCTACAACTAAAATAGATTTAAAAAAATTGTTTAATACGAGTGGTACAAAATATCGTGAATTGCAATTGAAAGACAAGCTTCCAAATATGACAGAAATAGAACAAATTGAAACTCTTTCCTCTGATGGGATGCTAATCAAAAGACCACTTGTGTTTGATGGAGAACATTTAACGCTAGGATTCAAGGAAGAAGAGTTTGAACATATTTGGAAAAGCATATAA
- a CDS encoding acyl-CoA dehydrogenase family protein translates to MTVVKDVIKGGSFLVEDIDASRVFTPEDFSDEQKMIAKTADDYVKSRVLPVVEKLEHHEFEHSVRLLKEAGDLGLLAADIPEEYGGLALDKISSALIAEKLSVAGGFSITHGAHVGIGTLPIVLFGNEEQKQKYLPNSASGEKIFAYALTEPGSGSDALGAKTTAKLNTEGTHYILNGEKQWITNAGFADVFVVYAKIDGDKFSAFIVDREFPGVSVGAEEKKMGIKSSSTRTLILQDAEVPVENLLGEIGRGHVIAFNILNIGRYKLGVGTVGGSKRALELAITYTNQRQQFKTPISSFNLTKQKLATMASKLYATESLIYRTVGYFEDRMSQLSEEEQKDGKAIAASIAEYAIECSINKVVGSEVLDYIADEAVQLHGGYGFMQEYEVERIYRDSRINRIFEGTNEINRLIVPGTFLKKAMKGELPLLQKAQSLQEELLMMMPEEVSEEPLAQEKVLVANAKKIGLLAAGLAAQRFGTKLEAEQEVLVNIANIANNLFAMESALLRTEKAIGRDGVEKAQQKLLYTQIFCQEAFDEIEKAAKETLIASVEGDTLRMMISALRKLTRNTPYNLILKKREASVKLIDAEKYIV, encoded by the coding sequence ATGACTGTAGTTAAGGATGTAATTAAAGGCGGAAGTTTCTTAGTAGAAGACATAGATGCAAGTCGAGTATTTACTCCAGAGGATTTTTCTGATGAGCAAAAGATGATTGCTAAAACAGCAGATGACTATGTGAAAAGTCGAGTGTTACCTGTTGTTGAAAAATTAGAACATCACGAGTTTGAGCATTCGGTCCGTTTATTAAAAGAGGCAGGAGATCTAGGTTTACTTGCAGCTGATATTCCTGAAGAATATGGCGGCCTTGCATTAGATAAAATTTCATCTGCTTTAATTGCAGAGAAACTATCTGTAGCTGGTGGTTTTTCTATCACGCACGGCGCACATGTAGGAATCGGTACTTTGCCTATCGTTTTATTTGGCAATGAAGAGCAAAAACAAAAGTATTTACCAAACTCAGCATCGGGTGAGAAAATTTTTGCTTATGCGTTAACAGAGCCAGGTTCAGGTTCCGATGCATTAGGAGCAAAAACTACTGCGAAATTAAATACAGAAGGTACTCATTACATTTTAAATGGGGAGAAGCAATGGATTACAAATGCAGGATTCGCAGATGTATTTGTTGTTTATGCAAAAATAGATGGAGATAAATTCTCCGCATTCATCGTAGACCGTGAATTTCCTGGCGTTTCCGTTGGTGCAGAAGAGAAGAAAATGGGTATTAAATCTTCTTCCACTCGAACACTTATTTTACAAGATGCGGAAGTGCCAGTGGAAAACCTACTAGGGGAAATCGGGCGCGGTCACGTAATTGCCTTTAATATATTGAACATCGGCCGCTACAAATTAGGGGTAGGTACTGTTGGAGGTTCTAAACGTGCACTTGAATTAGCTATTACTTATACAAACCAGCGTCAACAATTTAAAACACCGATCTCTTCTTTTAATTTAACGAAACAAAAATTAGCAACTATGGCTTCTAAACTATATGCGACTGAAAGTTTAATCTATCGTACGGTTGGATATTTTGAGGATCGTATGAGTCAATTAAGTGAAGAAGAACAAAAAGACGGAAAAGCAATTGCAGCTTCTATTGCGGAGTATGCAATTGAATGCTCTATTAATAAAGTAGTAGGTTCAGAAGTATTAGACTATATCGCAGACGAAGCAGTTCAGCTTCACGGTGGATATGGCTTTATGCAAGAATACGAAGTGGAGCGCATTTATCGGGACTCCCGCATTAATCGCATTTTTGAAGGAACAAACGAAATTAACCGTCTTATCGTTCCGGGTACGTTTTTGAAGAAAGCAATGAAAGGTGAGTTGCCACTTCTTCAGAAGGCACAAAGCTTACAAGAAGAGCTGTTAATGATGATGCCAGAAGAAGTAAGTGAAGAGCCACTTGCACAAGAAAAAGTACTAGTAGCCAATGCGAAGAAAATCGGGTTACTTGCTGCTGGTCTTGCTGCACAACGTTTTGGTACAAAGTTAGAGGCAGAACAAGAAGTATTAGTTAACATCGCAAATATTGCCAATAATTTATTTGCAATGGAATCTGCTTTATTACGTACAGAAAAAGCGATTGGTCGTGATGGAGTAGAAAAGGCACAGCAAAAACTACTATATACACAAATTTTCTGCCAAGAAGCATTTGATGAGATTGAAAAAGCAGCGAAAGAGACGCTGATTGCATCTGTTGAAGGTGATACTTTACGCATGATGATTTCTGCATTACGTAAATTAACTCGTAACACGCCATATAATTTAATTCTTAAAAAACGTGAAGCATCTGTTAAATTAATTGATGCAGAAAAATACATCGTTTAA
- a CDS encoding acetyl-CoA C-acetyltransferase: MREAVIVAGARTPIGKAKKGSLATVRPDDFGALVVRETLKRAGGYDGPIDDLILGCAMPEAEQGMNVARNIGALAGLPDSTPAITINRFCSSGLQTIAYAAERIMLGSSEAIIAGGVESMSMVPMMGNTIRPNAHLAETAPQYYMGMGHTAEQVASKYGVSRADQDAFAVRSHELAAAAIAAGKFNDDIVPVEVVKHFVDENNKAQVKKFLFEMDEGVRVGTSVETLAKLRPVFNVRGSVTAGNASQTSDGAGAVLVMDREVAEAQGLKPIAKFRSFAVGGVPPEVMGIGPIVAVPKALKLAGLSIEDIDVWEVNEAFASQAIQVVRHLGIDIDKVNVNGGAIALGHPLGATGTILSLKLISELKRQGKQFGVVTMCIGGGMGAAGVFELL, from the coding sequence ATGCGTGAAGCAGTTATCGTAGCAGGTGCAAGAACACCAATAGGAAAAGCGAAAAAAGGATCTTTAGCAACAGTTCGTCCAGATGATTTTGGAGCTTTAGTTGTAAGGGAAACGTTGAAAAGAGCAGGGGGCTATGATGGCCCAATCGATGATTTAATATTAGGGTGTGCAATGCCAGAAGCCGAGCAAGGGATGAATGTGGCTCGAAATATCGGAGCATTAGCAGGTCTTCCCGATTCAACCCCTGCTATTACAATAAATCGTTTTTGTTCTTCGGGATTGCAAACCATTGCATATGCAGCGGAACGAATCATGCTCGGTTCTTCGGAAGCAATTATTGCTGGTGGAGTAGAGTCGATGAGTATGGTACCGATGATGGGGAATACCATTCGTCCCAATGCACATCTAGCGGAAACCGCACCACAATATTATATGGGAATGGGGCATACGGCTGAGCAAGTTGCGAGCAAGTATGGTGTAAGCCGTGCAGATCAAGATGCTTTTGCAGTACGTTCTCATGAACTTGCGGCAGCAGCGATTGCAGCAGGTAAGTTTAATGATGATATCGTTCCTGTCGAAGTAGTGAAGCATTTTGTGGATGAAAATAATAAAGCACAAGTGAAAAAGTTTTTATTCGAAATGGATGAAGGGGTTCGAGTTGGGACTTCGGTTGAAACACTTGCTAAATTACGTCCAGTGTTTAATGTACGGGGATCAGTAACAGCAGGAAATGCTTCTCAAACTTCAGACGGAGCAGGGGCAGTTCTAGTGATGGACCGTGAAGTAGCAGAAGCACAAGGATTAAAACCAATCGCAAAATTCCGTTCATTCGCAGTAGGCGGCGTTCCACCAGAAGTAATGGGGATTGGTCCGATTGTAGCGGTACCAAAAGCATTGAAACTAGCCGGATTATCAATAGAAGATATCGATGTTTGGGAAGTTAATGAAGCATTTGCTTCGCAAGCAATTCAAGTAGTCCGTCATTTAGGAATTGATATAGATAAAGTAAATGTAAATGGTGGAGCAATCGCATTAGGACATCCACTTGGTGCAACTGGAACTATATTATCTTTAAAATTAATTAGTGAATTAAAACGTCAAGGGAAACAGTTTGGTGTTGTTACGATGTGTATCGGCGGGGGAATGGGAGCTGCCGGAGTGTTTGAGCTATTATAA